In one window of Thiobacillus sp. DNA:
- a CDS encoding histidine triad nucleotide-binding protein codes for MSSDCIFCRIAAGEIPCRKVYEDDELIAFHDINPVANVHFMIVPKEHIVSLAEAQAGHERLLGRILMLAPALAKDQGLGDGFRTVINTGRGGGQEVMHLHVHVMGGGRLRPM; via the coding sequence ATGAGCAGTGACTGCATCTTCTGCAGGATCGCCGCGGGCGAGATCCCCTGCCGCAAGGTGTATGAGGACGATGAACTCATCGCCTTTCACGACATCAATCCCGTGGCCAACGTGCATTTCATGATCGTGCCAAAGGAACACATCGTTTCCCTGGCCGAAGCCCAGGCGGGCCATGAAAGGCTGCTGGGTCGCATCCTGATGCTGGCCCCGGCGCTGGCGAAGGATCAGGGCCTCGGCGACGGATTCCGCACCGTGATCAATACCGGCCGGGGCGGCGGCCAGGAAGTCATGCACCTGCATGTCCATGTAATGGGGGGCGGACGCCTCCGCCCCATGTAA
- the tatA gene encoding Sec-independent protein translocase subunit TatA, with amino-acid sequence MGSFSIWHWLIVLVIVLLVFGTKKLRNIGGDLGGAVKNFKEAMGEEKNKPTELPREEAKGTTIEGEVKDKQQS; translated from the coding sequence ATGGGTTCCTTCAGCATTTGGCATTGGCTGATCGTTCTGGTGATCGTGCTGCTGGTTTTTGGCACCAAGAAGTTGCGCAACATCGGCGGTGACCTGGGCGGTGCGGTAAAGAACTTCAAGGAGGCCATGGGCGAGGAGAAGAACAAGCCCACCGAACTGCCCCGCGAGGAGGCCAAGGGCACCACCATCGAGGGCGAGGTCAAGGACAAACAGCAAAGTTGA
- a CDS encoding phosphoribosyl-ATP diphosphatase, whose product MSADILERLAATLEARKQADPQTSYVAKLYHKGLDAILKKVAEEAAETIMAAKDGEREKVIYETADLWFHSLVLLAHQGISPSEVLNELARREGLSGIVEKASRKE is encoded by the coding sequence ATGAGCGCGGACATTCTTGAGCGGCTTGCCGCCACCCTGGAGGCCCGCAAGCAGGCAGACCCCCAGACGTCCTATGTGGCAAAGCTGTATCACAAGGGCCTGGACGCCATCCTGAAGAAGGTGGCGGAGGAAGCGGCGGAAACCATCATGGCAGCCAAGGACGGCGAGCGGGAGAAAGTCATCTACGAGACGGCCGATCTGTGGTTTCATAGCCTGGTTTTGCTGGCCCATCAGGGCATCAGTCCCAGCGAAGTCCTGAACGAGCTGGCCCGCCGCGAGGGCCTGTCAGGCATAGTCGAGAAAGCGTCCCGCAAGGAATAA